In one Corallococcus sp. EGB genomic region, the following are encoded:
- a CDS encoding patatin-like phospholipase family protein: MGWRSGWVLLTAVVASGALSCHRETRAPRTCVVLSVGGSKGLAHVGALDALVARGIPIDCVVGNSMGAVVGSLYAAAPGANLRQRYRAFFTAYEEETRKVAATRGAVGAAVGLLAVLISGGTLGPAVAVGALGAAGGAATVPPLSHERFTQVLDHFYAGARVEELPVPFVTFHQEPFAGGIRLVTVTRGPLAEAVSASASNPLLFKDATLERIDPGADRVSATPVHDACQLFPGARLIAINVTGEPAFYRPDLGCDVREVRVEVAIPPVEAFTGRGPAFEATYDAGRDAVMQARLD, encoded by the coding sequence ATGGGGTGGCGGTCGGGCTGGGTCTTGCTGACGGCGGTGGTGGCGTCCGGGGCCCTGTCGTGCCACCGGGAGACGCGGGCCCCGCGCACCTGCGTGGTGCTGTCGGTGGGGGGCTCCAAGGGGCTCGCGCACGTGGGCGCGCTGGATGCGTTGGTGGCGCGGGGCATCCCCATCGACTGCGTGGTGGGCAACAGCATGGGCGCGGTGGTGGGCAGCCTCTACGCGGCCGCGCCCGGCGCCAACCTGCGCCAGCGCTACCGGGCCTTCTTCACCGCCTACGAGGAAGAGACGCGCAAGGTCGCGGCGACGCGCGGCGCGGTGGGCGCGGCGGTGGGCCTGCTCGCGGTGCTGATTTCAGGCGGCACCCTGGGGCCGGCCGTGGCGGTGGGGGCGCTGGGGGCGGCGGGGGGCGCGGCGACGGTGCCGCCCTTGAGCCATGAGCGCTTCACCCAGGTGCTGGATCATTTCTACGCCGGGGCGCGCGTGGAGGAGCTCCCGGTGCCCTTCGTCACCTTCCACCAGGAGCCCTTCGCGGGCGGCATCCGCCTGGTCACCGTGACGCGCGGCCCGCTGGCGGAGGCCGTCTCCGCCAGCGCCTCCAACCCGCTCCTGTTCAAGGACGCGACGCTGGAGCGCATCGACCCGGGCGCGGACCGCGTGTCCGCGACGCCGGTCCACGACGCGTGTCAGCTGTTCCCGGGCGCGCGGCTCATCGCCATCAACGTCACCGGCGAGCCGGCCTTCTACCGCCCGGACCTGGGCTGCGACGTGCGCGAGGTCCGCGTGGAGGTGGCCATCCCCCCGGTGGAGGCCTTCACCGGCCGCGGCCCCGCCTTCGAGGCCACCTACGATGCGGGCCGCGACGCGGTGATGCAGGCGCGGCTGGACTGA